In Sorghum bicolor cultivar BTx623 chromosome 10, Sorghum_bicolor_NCBIv3, whole genome shotgun sequence, one genomic interval encodes:
- the LOC8082273 gene encoding uncharacterized protein LOC8082273 isoform X4, translating into MDIGGSGGIASSPGTVDDKFARRRSRRVSFADTTAVHVFDRDEDFETPPEEREPGSTSPSPSPGRSSAGREDEDDTGEDFHRPPVNFLQDVDSSSPGSAAGSMASVDDENFFGPVSASFIQTGRPSDSGMSEDDNHDITMDSRTFSLYFRNIAPPDDCTANSAASLMTPNTASEGPLKELTASNPATTSINCRDTLTDMSLLSGSRRTYDYDKLSPTLRSMMKKIKGSQQASSHKVGVSDVPLDCVLTLSTSEKESREENLCIDNGISSDNLGIVNTTVEHASGRNPVSTSTDLIQEDNEMIIDGHENSQNCNHDHMDVDPGANNAVEPPAKISPAYKSFMSNGDIQSHLVDQSLSKHQPSGSNFTTSVSSICNVDMATHLLDQPPGKDNTDATQSSSAATAILLMDAEQLRQRNEVMDTETVLHTPRTAGLQLQVPQGSLSSLRLKRQKLFATTVSNTSKVARQEGCSLGTEFVEHDKRISSLKPQELPAASRLQLVEKKEHGHQESDMFSNTEDHDSTLSVSSHSVPKLKKTSESFILGTPQRHRLNESTKVPDTSCPVITLDSQPSRECNSHLDLDGVGRKRTAEENGHAVQECPEETAKTARSPRKSRKEIPCVSQPSPMVEEKQNDAHVNGKSLDIDWNKVVRAITNATEQVLSASISKYNLQQLDMLSDKLDEIRMANKYKRLATALRIKDCYGDKQKRLEEARFLHDKLFFEKAKLQINNMKLVKLQKKAQLCQNGIQECCFLKSKILGAAQMKDASFPAAISVSASDRQEELAIVSQKRLELKNIQQKVEKLRSSLECFHNIEGDIDSDSVVRYAKEQLMMRNQHRIIHRLAGLCKLDDIVKRDNKRDVILNYHNLLFQRTVAAGK; encoded by the exons ATGGAcatcggcggcagcggcggcatcGCATCGTCGCCGGGGACGGTGGACGACAAGTTTGCGCGGAGGCGCTCCCGCCGCGTGAGCTTCGCGGACACCACCGCGGTGCACGTGTTCGACCGCGACGAGGACTTCGAGACGCCCCCCGAGGAGCGCGAGCCCGGCTCCACCTCTCCCTCCCCGTCTCCCGGGAGGTCCTCGGCTGGCCGGGAGGATGAGGACGACACGGGGGAGGATTTCCACCGCCCCCCGGTCAACTTCCTCCAGGACGTCGACTCGTCGTCCCCAGGCAGCGCCGCCGGATCCATGGCCTCCGTCGATG ATGAAAACTTCTTTGGACCTGTATCGGCAAGCTTCATTCAAACAGGAAGACCATCGGATTCTGGAATGTCAGAGGATGACAACCATGATATAACTATGGATTCCAGGACGTTCTCTTTGTATTTTCGCAATATTGCTCCACCAGATGACTGTACAGCCAACTCAGCTGCGAGTCTAATGACACCTAATACTGCATCTGAGGGACCCCTGAAGGAACTTACTGCATCTAATCCTGCAACAACATCAATCAATTGTCGGGATACATTGACTGACATGAGTTTGTTGAGTGGTAGCCGCAGAACTTATGATTATGATAAGCTGTCACCCACGTTGAGGAGTATGATGAAGAAGATAAAAGGGAGCCAGCAAGCAAGCTCTCATAAAGTTGGTGTTTCTGATGTACCTCTTGATTGTGTTTTAACCTTGTCTACATCTGAGAAAGAAAGTAGGGAAGAAAATTTATGCATTGACAATGGTATATCTTCTGATAATCTGGGCATAGTTAATACGACTGTAGAGCACGCTTCTGGTCGAAATCCAGTTTCGACCAGCACAGATCTgattcaagaagataatgaaatgATAATTGATGGCCATGAGAATTCACAG AACTGTAACCATGATCACATGGATGTTGACCCTGGTGCCAATAATGCTGTAGAACCTCCTGCAAAGATTTCCCCAGCATATAAATCATTCATGAGTAATGGTGACATACAATCCCACCTCGTCGATCAATCTTTGTCAAAACATCAACCATCTGGATCAAATTTCACTACAAGTGTTTCCTCCATCTGTAATGTTGACATGGCAACCCATCTTTTGGATCAACCACCTGGTAAGGATAACACAGATGCTACCCAGTCGTCAAGTGCAGCTACTGCCATTTTGCTGATGGACGCTGAGCAGCTGCGACAGCGAAATGAAGTGATGGATACAGAAACAGTTCTACACACTCCAAGAACTGCTGGTCTGCAGTTGCAAGTTCCACAAGGATCTTTATCCTCCTTACGCTTAAAAAGGCAGAAACTTTTCGCTACTACTGTATCCAATACTAGTAAAGTGGCAAGACAGGAGGGTTGTTCTTTGGGTACTGAGTTTGTTGAACATGACAAGAGAATTTCTTCTCTGAAGCCTCAAGAATTGCCTGCAGCTTCCCGGTTACAGTTGGTTGAGAAGAAAGAACATGGTCATCAAGAAAGTGACATGTTCAGCAATACTGAAGATCATGATTCCACCTTATCTGTTTCTTCTCATTCTGTTCCAAAACTGAAGAAAACCAGTGAGTCTTTTATCCTAGGCACTCCTCAAAGACATAGGCTAAATGAGTCCACTAAGGTCCCAGATACCTCATGTCCTGTCATTACTTTGGATAGCCAACCTAGTCGTGAATGCAACTCTCATCTGGATTTAGATGGTGTTGGAAGAAAGAGAACTGCTGAGGAAAATGGTCATGCTGTGCAAGAGTGTCCTGAAGAAACCGCTAAGACAGCAAGAAGCCCTAGAAAATCAAGAAAAGAGATTCCTTGTGTATCTCAGCCTTCTCCTATGGTTGAAGAAAAACagaatgatgctcatgttaatgGGAAGTCCTTGGATATTGATTGGAACAAG GTAGTACGTGCCATAACTAATGCCACGGAGCAAGTTTTGTCAGCATCAATAAGCAAGTATAATCTACAACAG CTTGATATGCTAAGCGATAAGTTGGATGAGATTCGTATGGCTAACAAATACAAAAGGCTTGCTACTGCTTTG AGGATCAAAGATTGCTATGGTGATAAGCAAAAGAG ATTAGAGGAGGCAAGATTTCTTCATGACAAGCTTTTCTTTGAAAAGGCGAAGCTACAAATAAATAATATGAAGCTAGTTAAACTCCAA AAAAAGGCTCAGCTATGTCAAAATGGAATTCAAGAGTGCTGCTTTCTGAAATCTAAGATTTTGGGCGCAGCACAAATGAAGGATGCTTCATTTCCTGCAGCTATTTCAGTCAGTGCCAGTGATAGACAG GAAGAACTTGCTATCGTTTCTCAAAAGAGGCTTGAACTAAAAAATATTCAACAGAAAGTGGAGAAATTAAGGAGTTCCCTTGAATGTTTTCACAATATTGAAGGTGACATTGATAGTGATAGTGTGGTGAGGTATGCTAAAGAGCAGTTGATGATGAGAAATCAGCATCGCATCATCCACCGGCTAGCAGGG CTCTGCAAGCTGGATGACATAGTTAAAAGGGACAATAAGCGTGATGTCATCCTCAACTATCACAATTTGTTGTTCCAAAG GACCGTCGCAGCGGGAAAGTGA